Proteins encoded within one genomic window of Marasmius oreades isolate 03SP1 chromosome 4, whole genome shotgun sequence:
- a CDS encoding uncharacterized protein (BUSCO:EOG092618UZ), with amino-acid sequence MESSLHKREEERRDQADIRKQITVLQAQLKDLPEDQPSPCRSPKRKKKEPVLLAPATPSPRKRRKTKHLEQSRSTSSIRPHHSRATLEPLNQEPEHDAPAFQKPKPSNFLSKLADFRSQEEEEEATNTGRSSRTTAFTDKTRPHPIPSSSSSIQRDDRLALVANMEPGPIKHTPSFDDPLFEKIEPNSGIRLSSRALSHEDLQDHLRGRYYLSPSLLYSCIRLLPDKQGYDVPVPGDWVTIAVVAERGPLKYTSAPVEVRKDDDEAAKQKRKPSDGKETSKGKKYINFKLIDFGSRSSGSASGGKSVIRGDAFLTLLLFEADSYDLVSHEGSKRPEKIYKGGSRGAFEAMTKLKEGDVVALLNPRVLKPFQRRHDDPHPVHNILAITPESTTSITTIGRSKDLGMCTAVKRDGKVCGSWCDKRVGNVCDYHLQTAIDSRRASRPEFSGGTSGLSKAKRKSDYDPRRQWGLQPTNQSSDSDATYVFSGHIAGGDPFFADTFGRDGQTRAQKKMANRESEKVLQKLLERDKVGMQGIMKTRQMMKDTKNLGEGGGEKGLEGQEGASAILDGNHPQSKRRSRATFQLVKMTGFDPTTTRHGEARPRSEDVQKKMDELAALHRSRKNMVPGPRTAKRSRSAVIPPPARDSLREPQSVTTGIGEGLIDLDSD; translated from the exons ATGGAGTCCTCTCTCCACAAACGGGAAGAAGAACGAAGAGATCAAGCCGATATCAGAAAGCAGATTACAGTGCTACAGGCCCAGCTCAAGGACTTACCAGAAGACCAACCTTCACCTTGTCGTTCGccaaaaagaaagaagaaagaaccaGTTTTACTTGCTCCTGCTACACCTTCTCCCA GAAAACGAAGAAAGACTAAGCATCTGGAGCAATCGAGATCAACATCGTCGATCCGCCCCCACCATTCCAGAGCTACTCTTGAACCGCTCAACCAAGAACCAGAGCACGATGCTCCAGCGTTTCAAAAACCCAAACCATCAAACTTCCTCTCCAAGCTTGCCGACTTCCGTAgtcaggaagaagaagaagaggcgaCCAACACCGGTCGAAGTTCAAGAACAACCGCATTCACAGATAAAACACGCCCTCATCCCATCCCTAGTTCATCCTCCTCGATTCAACGTGATGATCGGCTGGCTCTCGTAGCAAATATGGAACCCGGACCGATTAAACACACTCCCTCATTTGATGATCCCCTGTTTGAGAAGATTGAACCAAATTCTGGGATCAGACTATC TTCACGAGCTCTCAGTCATGAAGATTTACAAGACCATCTGCGTGGGCGGTACTACCTTTCTCCCTCACTGCTCTACTCTTGTATCCGTTTGCTACCCGATAAGCAGGGATACGATGTTCCTGTTCCAGGAGACTGGGTAACCATTGCAGTCGTTGCAGAACGAGGACCATTGAAGTATACCAGTGCTCCCGTCGAAGTTCGCAAGGACGATGACGAAGCTGCGAAACAGAAACGAAAGCCAAGTGATGGAAAGGAAACAAGTAAAGGCAAGAAGTACATTAACTTCAAGCTCATCGATTTTGGGTCCCGCTCTAGTGGTTCAGCATCCGGTGGCAAATCAGTCATTAGGGGGGACGCTTTTCTAACGCTCCTGCTGTTCGAGGCGGATAGCTATGATCTAGTAAGTCATGAAGGTTCGAAGCGTCCGGAGAAGATATACAAGGGCGGGAGTCGGGGAGCTTTCGAGGCCATGAcaaagttgaaggaaggagatGTTGTCGCGCTACTCAACCCAAGAGTCCTCAAGCCATTCCAG CGCCGACATGACGACCCACATCCTGTACACAACATTCTCGCCATAACCCCGGAATCGACTACATCCATAACTACAATAGGCAGATCGAAGGACCTCGGAATGTGTACGGCCGTCAAACGAGACGGCAAGGTCTGTGGTTCGTGGTGCGACAAAAGAGTCGGCAATGTCTGCGACTATCATCTACAGACTGCCATTGATAGTCGACGAGCATCGAGGCCTGAGTTCTCTGGAGG GACTTCGGGACTCAGCAAAGCCAAAAGGAAGTCTGACTACGATCCACGCCGGCAATGGGGATTGCAACCAACGAATCAATCCAGTGATTCAGATGCAACATACGTCTTCTCCGGTCACATTGCGGGAGGCGATCCATTCTTCGCAGATACGTTTGGTCGGGATGGACAAACAAGAGCACAAAAGAAGATGGCCAATAGGGAGTCTGAAAAAGTGTTACAAAAGCTATTAGAAAGAGATAAGGTTGGAATGCAGGGTATCATGAAGACCAGACAAATGATGAAAGACACGAAAAATCTTGGTGAAGGTGGGGGAGAGAAAGGATTGGAGGGACAAGAAGGGGCCTCTGCGATTCTAGACGGAAATCATCCTCAGTCGAAACGGAGATCCAGAGCGACTTTCCAACTTGTAAAGATGACGGGATTTGACCCCACGACGACAAGGCACGGAGAGGCACGTCCGAGGAGTGAAGATGTGCAGAAAAAG ATGGATGAGCTGGCTGCTCTGCATCGTTCTCGCAAAAACATGGTACCTGGGCCACGTACAGCCAAACGATCTCGTTCTGCGGTCATTCCACCTCCTGCCAGAGACAGCCTGCGGGAACCACAAAGTGTTACGACGGGCATCGGTGAAGGGCTTATTGATTTAGACTCGGAttaa